gtttctcttggtAGGTCACCATTTCAAAGCTCATAAGGCTGTTCTTGCAGCCTGTAGCCAGTTCTTCTACAAATTCTTCCAAGATTTCACTCAGGAGCCTTTGGTGGAGATCGAAGGTAATCTGATCTGTGCAAATTGAAAATCTTCAGAGTTTGTGAGCCCAAGCTGGAAATGAACTTAGTGTCCTTGGTACAAGCATATGTACATGCTTGATCATATCGATTAGCTTTTTTAGATCTCAGCTCTTGAGTTGTTCTGAGGCATCTACCATcactagaaataaaaaaaccaaccaaccaaacaaaaaccttcCCTGAAGAAAAATTGAACAATCTTGAATTAAATCTTTTGGGGTCCTACACATGTTCTTTTTTTACCACTTTTtattcttcccccctcccaatACATGGCTAATGGAGGTCAGGCATACTCTCTATAATTTTAGGGGTAGCAGAGTGACAACAGCCATTCTGGTCAGATGAAAAAGGTTACCAGTGATAGTTAGTGGCAGATGCCTTGGCTGAGATGCAAGAACAAGATAGACATGGAGATTGCTTATccatcttttcttccctttataTTTGTCATGGCATAACTCTGTACTAATTCCGGATTGAAATGTTTCCCTAGTAGACTTTTTTATTCCACCATGAGTCCGCCATGTCATCTTTATGAAATGCGCATCTACAGTACTGTGAGCAGGCCAATGTGCAAGGTTTATCAGATAGATTGAGAATGAGGAACTGCTAAAagaaaatgttgggttttttcttgccCACATACAGGTGTAAGTAACATAGCATTTCGTCACCTAATTGAATTCACCTATACAGCAAAACTAATGGTTCAAGGTGAGGAAGAAGCAAATGATGTTTGGAAAGCAGCTGAATATCTACAGATGTTAGAAGCAATCAAAGCACTTGAAATCAGGTAAGAATATAAGCCTCTTCCCAACATTGAAATGTAGGGTCACGATAATCCTTTTACAAGAGCTGGCTGTGAATATTTTTCCAGTTGTTGCCTTTCTCACGGCAACGGTGACCTGGTTCAGGCACAGCACGACGACCAATTGCAGGTTGCTTGGGTCATTAGCCCACTGACACCAATGTGGTGGATGGCAAATGGCGTTTATTGGTATGCAACACCGCATTATATAGCTTAGGTTTACAACGTAGCTTCCGTCTGCTTACATCAAAGGTTAGTGCTATTGGCTAtctggagaggtggagaggtgtCTTATCTTTCCGTACAGCGCGACATCTTCCGACCGCCAGGCCCTAATTACCCACTCCAGGCCCTACTGCCCACATCCAGTGCTATTTCTTATCCTGGTACCTCCTAAACTTGTGTGGGACCCTATACTTTTCTGCTCTAAAGAATGGGTCAGAATTATACAGTCTGGAAAATGAATGTCACATTCTTTGCATTGAAATTCAATAACAAGTGACATGGCTGGTAAATGTTGCAGGCACTGTAGAGCTGTGACTTTGTGGTAACAAATACTACCAGATCTCTGCTATCTGACTGCCCAAACCTGACTGACAGGATGCCTCAGATGCTTAGACCACAGTAACGAGCTTGTGCTAGTGTTTTAATTTCATGCAGCTTTCTGCTATTCTGAGAGGATAAGCAGTAATCTTAATTTCTTGTGGCAAAAGTAACTTCTCAAACTTCCTGAATGAACACAACTGTTATAATCAGTTTTATACAGTATCAATACTTAATCAAGTGTTGGCATGACACCTTTTATCCAGTACCAAGGGGCTGTATTCTGTCCTCAGACAagcaagtgattttttttcttccccttaatTCCCTTTCACAGAGTGCTgtcactttctttttccttgtgcTGCTACCAGCATGAGGCAGAGGGAGGAGTGACAAATTCTCCCAGCATTATGAGtattcttgctttctcttctcgACCTGCTAAGGGAACACTTCTACTTCCTTTTTATCTCCGCATGGACACATTAACCAAGGAGAGTGGCGTTGTCTCCAAGTTTCTCTAGTAGCTGCTAACATTTTTTAAAGACTGTCTCCATGAGATGATACACTAGAAACTTGGGTTTCAACATCAACATCTATTTGTGAATTAAATTATCATGTGTTATTCTGTGGATTGGCAGTAGAACTAAgtatgtaattttattttttttaataggaaagaCACAGGATTATACATTTCGAGTCCTACCCTTCAGCAAACACCCTTTCCCCTAAGTGTGGTACCACCAAAAATTTAATTCATTCAGGGAAGAAAGCAGACCTTAGCTGTCTGCATGAAGAACTTAAAAGaagctgaaaactgaaaaagtaTGTTCTAATCTGTCTCACCTTCAACTAGTGTACACCAGTAGAGCTGTTGAACTCTTCAGATCATCTTaatttgtgttggtttttttttttttggttagacAAACTAGAGTACCATTACCAGTCTCTGTTTTCTCCCCAACAGTAAGAGAAGGACAAATCGCAATACAGTGCCTCAGTCAGAGCTTTGACTGAAAGGTGTAAGCCTCAAAAAATTCAGCTGATGTAGAGATGATTATATAACTGTTTGTGTAGTCGATCAGAGTTGCACGTCCTGTAACCTAGgctagaaagaaaacaaccaggTGTTACTTCCTAAAATGCGGTTATGTTGTATGTGTATATCCTCATTCAAGTTTCATACAGTCTGGTCAAGGACATTAGCTTCCTCTTCAATGAGAAGATTATTCTTTGGGTATGTGATCTTGGAGCTCCTTGCAGTAGTATGCAAAGTAACTGTCATCTAGACATCAGAAAGATGGGTTAGATGAAACTGTAAGTTCAGCTGCTCTGTCTTCCTGTGTCTGAATACAGAAAGGTGGAATAATCTGTATCCTGCATTAGATCATTAGCCACACATCTCTTACATATAACTTGCAAATACAAAGCAAAGCCTTATCTTTCCTGTTAGTAGAAAATGTGCAAGTGATGGGGAGTGTATTACATGAAAGGAGTCATCAGGCTGCAAAGGAAGGTAAAAGTGTGGCTTACTCCTCAGTCTCATTTTTGAAACGGACAGCCGGTAGCAAAATCCTGGCACAGAAATGTTGTGTGATTTGAGGGTGTGACTTGAAATCGTTGGtccacacagctctgtgtttgAAATGGGATGCTGTCCCTGACATTTGGGAGTAAGGTGGTTGTGCGTGTATGATGTAGGGAGAACAGGAACAGAGCTGAGGATtgtgtttaaaaccagaaagTTAAACTAGAATTCTTTCTGGATCCcagtggcttttattttttcctcagttGTTAGTGTGTGTTTCCTTTTCCTACAAGATGTTACAATAATCATTGTGTGAAGTCACAGCTGTAGTGTTTTCTAGCAAGCTGTAAGCCCTGCAGGCAATTGCAAATGGGAGCTTAAGAAGTGAATAGTTCAGGAAGAATTTGAATCTTACTTCTGAATAGGCAAGGCAGAGAACTCCTTTCATGGGGCaagttttctttccaaatacaGAATGGTGCAAGTTTCTCAGACCTAGGTCTTTAGGTTAATTGGCCTATCAAGAAGATAGGTGCTTTCTATCATTCAGGCAGAGCTATTTAAAACACTTCAACAGACTTTTGTCAAAGGTTTAACCATGCTATTTTACAGCCCTAAGGAATATAGATAAAGGACAAATCAGCTTCTGTTAACATACAGATTATATGATCGTTCAGATTCAGTTTCTTTGAGAAACAGAGTGTAGGATGCAGAAGCTCAATATTAGGCAGGAATTGTTATGTTATAAATCTTAAGCATGTTTATGCAAATGCTTTACAGGAACAAAGAAAATTCATCGCTCTTAGAATCGAATCAAGAAGAaggtaaaaataaaccaaaaaagagGAAGATAGCTGAAACCTCTAATGTTATCACAGAAACACTGCCATCTGCGGAATCAGAGCCTGTTGAAATTGAGGTTGAGATTGCTGAAGGGACGATTGAAGTGGAAGATGACAGCATCGAAACACTTGAAGAAGTAGCTTCTGCAGAGCAATCCATAAAGTACATACAGACAACGGGTACATCAGATGAATCTGCTTTGGCTCTTCTGGCAGACATTACCAGCAAGTATCGtcagggagagagaaaatgcCAGATCAAAGAAGGTGATAGTGGAACTGATCCCTCGTGCAAACAGGTAGAAGGTATTGAAATTGTGGAACTTCAGCTGTCACACGTGAACAATTTATTCCACTGTGAGAAATGTAACCGTTCATTTAAATTGTTTTACCATTTTAAGGAACACATGAAAGCACATTCTACTGAAAGTTACAAGTGTGACATATGCAATAAAAGGTACCTACGAGAGAGTGCTTTGAAACAGCATCTCACCTGTTACCATCTTGATGAAGGTGGTGCCAGCAAGAAGCAAAGACCTggtaaaaaaatacatatatgcCAGTACTGTGATAAGCAGTTTGACCATTTTGGACATTTTAAAGAGCACCTCCGGAAGCACACAGGTAAGAGTACTGCTGTAGTCCTGTCCTTGTGGCCTTGGCTCTagcattttggggttttgtatCTTTTGGGGAAATGAAGAATTTCCTGGAGACAACACAAGTCCTGGGTGCTAGCATTATTGGATTCTAGTTATAACTGAAGTGCTAGTTTgtccttgtttgtttgttttattttccaacaACACAAACTTGTGGGATTGAGGTGGTTAAAAGTAGGCACCTAAACCCAGAAAGTACAAATGAGGCATCTCTCAAGGCTATTAAATCTTAAAAAGGTTTTCAAAGTCATGTTTTATGGCATGTATGTTACTTCAGAAGTGCCAAACTGAGGACCTGCTTTTGTTATCACAATTCTAACTTGTGCTCCTTCTTTATATTATGGGAGGTTAAGATGCTGCTTTTTTCATCTCACTGAAAAGTCTATGATCTGAACAGATACTGAGTATTTTACAGATAACTGAATGAAAAATACAGGTGGTCCTGATCTTCCAGATGTTTTTGTTTCATGTGTCAGTCATGAATAATCAGTAAGAATTTAGTGGAGAGCAGCAGACCTATTGCTTATGCAGTTTACTTTTATTAGGACTGTTGTACAGGACTGCTAAGTATTGAAGTATGACACTGTGTCCAGGCTATTCCCAAGAGCCCCTTAAAAGTTGTGTTTACAGTCTTTATCCCCTATGCAGCCAGGAGTGTTTCTCCATTATGAGCAATCTCAATACAAGCTacataacaaaaatattttgagagaAAAGTTTGAGGCATATGAACAGAGTAACCCAGATACCAGAGTATATTGGTCGCTATAGCAGCAAAGGGTTCTGGAAACAAAGCAACTTAGCTTAACACAGGAGGTACAGAATACTTTCTAAATAGATATTGGTACACATTTATACTTGGAATATAAGCATGGACTCTAATTACATATGACTTAGCATTTTCAAAAGCCTTAAGCTGGAAGTCAAAACAGATTCTGCCGTTTAACTGCAGTCTCCAAAGATCAGTAAGAAAAATCCAATTCAGCCAAAGGCTTTCTAAGATCTGAATTCTGTATAGCACTGGTTAAATGCTAAAATGAAATTTGAAGGCCTGGGAGAGAGTGTCCTACAATGTATTTGATCCTGTTGCTGCTTAATTACAACACCAACAATAACATGAAAGTAGCAGttggaaaagaaacagacacCAAATCAGTGTTGgcagttggttttggtttgggaatTTGACATTACCAATGGCTATTACCTTTGtctcaaaaaaagaaaggaaggtgaTCTGTGAAGTCTTTCTCACTGATGTGTACAGTGCCTTAAGGACCTTCTGAGTAtctaaaaccccaaacaaccaattCGTCAAGATTTCTTGCATGTCATGCAACTCTGAAAACATTACAAGTTCCAGAGATGACtgttgaagaggaggagggttTGGTCAGATCTAGTtactgtctctttttttctcttttatgagAATGGATGAGATTTCACTTGCTGATTTTTAAATGACATACAGGAGAGAAATTCTTCAAGGCTGCACTTAAATGATATGTACTTATTTACTTCAATGACTAGTTTgtcttacacacacacacaaaaacccccaccagtTTCTTATACAGAAATCAGTCTTAGAATGGAACTACTGCTTTCAATATCCTTGTCTCTTCTTTCTATTTTGGAATGTTTATATTCCGTAGCAGAAAGAGACACAAAACAGCTTTGATTCCCTCTGATTTTACTGGAAATGTTGACTGCTGGATATTTCTCAAAGatagtttttgtttggttggtttgtttttttgtttgttttggttttgtttaattttttttcacacactTGGTATGTGCTCACATGAGTGAAGATGTAAGTTAAGGAGTCACTGTGTGCTCCAAGCAGCTAAATTAATCTGCCCTTCCCTGAAAACCCTGTTTAGCCCACAGCTTGCCAGCATGGTTTtacagagaggagagaagattgCTGGCATGctttcagtgttttcctttcaCTGCTATGAGTGGTGCAGCCCAGGTcacagtgttgatctgcactgTGCAAGAAGTAACACAAATGCCTTTTGGCCTTTCGATATTCATAGACTCaaggaatgctttgggttggaagggaccttaaaggtcatgtagtctaaccctgctgtggtaagcaggttgctcagagtcctgtccttgtcttgaatgtttccaagaATGAGGCACCTACCACCTCTGTAAGGAACCTGTGACAATGCTTCACTGCCCTCAAcctaaaaaaatttcttcccattaTTACTGCTAGTATCTGTtctcttagtttaaaaccattaacCCTGTCCTGTTGCTACAGGATCTGCCagaaagattgtccccatctttcttataagccccccattaagtactgaaaggctatAATAAGTTCCCCCTGGGGCCTTGTCTTCTGCAGGCCGAACAACCCAAATACTATCAGCCTTTCTTCGTAGGAGAGGTGttgaggtgttccagccctctgatcgtttttgtggtcctcctctgaacccactcaAGCAGATCCATTTCTTTCCAGTACTgcagactccagagctggacattaCTTCAgatggggtctcatgagagtggAGTGGAAAGACAAAATCATCTCCCTTAAtctgttggccacacttcttttgatacagcccaggatccAATTGACCTTCTggtctgcaagtgcacattgctggcttgtgtccagcttttcatccaccagtatctTATCTTGTCCACTAATGTAGTCACTCCACGAGAGAAGGCCATTGCCTGTTTTGGAGTTCATTAAGCTGCTTGTTTCAGCAGTGATAGTGATGTCAGTAGTCCTGCAGAATTTCAGAAGAAACACATTGTtcctaatttattttactttaatttCCTTGAATTTCATTGTATTTGTGCATTATTAAATTAGTAAACAGAGACACCACTTGGTTTTTGTTGCTACTTGATGACAGTAATGACAATATAGTACTATgcataaaaaaatagaaatctaCCTGTTTTCAGCCTCCCTTGCTGTTATCCTTAGCAGAATTCTGTGTTTGGTACCAGCTTTGAAATGAAGTGGCAAAATGGAAAGGAACTGTTATCTTGCTTGTATGTCCCTTTGTGCTTTCTCATCACTGTATTTCAGGGAGGGggtgttgttgtttgtttgctttaatatTGGTACATTTTTATTGAGTAGTCATTCCATGCCAAccttttctgcagctcagttTCAGCTCACAAGCATAAGCTATTACTGTTCTTGAAAAGATAACCTTGCATTATTTAAATACTTCCTTAATACTTCCTTTTTGAACATGTCACTTTGTATATTTACTAGTGTTGATTCCTTAATTGTAAATATTATCAGATTAAAAGAGAGAAATCTGCTatttttttaagatattttGTCAGAATAGTAATCTAATTTCCATAAAGACCTAAGTATACCTTAAAAGGCACTGGTAATTGTTACATTGTTTgttaggttggttggttggttttttctaAGTGATACTTGTGACTCCACATTAGGGTTTTGCCATTTCCATATGTGAAGTTTGCAGGTAGTGTCATAGAACcttagaatggtctgggctggaagggagctccaaaggtcatctaattcaatgccctctgcagtaagcagggacatcctcaactaggtcaggctgcccagagccctatggagcctcaccttgaatatctgcagggaagggtcctcaaccacctcccttggcaatctgttccagtgttccaccaccagcagtaaagaacttgttcctaacacccaatctaaatctgctcttctctaatttgaagccattttccctcatcctatcactgcaggcccttattaacaatctctctccatccttcatgtAGGCCCActtaggtactggaaagctgctattaagtctccccagagcctcctccaggctgaataactccaggtccctcagtgtgtcctcatagcagaggtgctccaatcccctaatcatttttgtggccctcctctgaacctgctccatcaggtcctcTTCTGCAGAATAATACAACTGGCCACATCTTTAGAGGGTATTTATCAACCTACATGAAAGTAAGAGACTTGACAGAAAACTGGCTTGTTTTATACACTTACAAGTCTCTATCTTTTTTAACAGGTGAAAAACCATTTGAATGTCCCAACTGCCATGAACGTTTTGCAAGGAATAGTACACTCAAATGTCACTTGACAGCATGTCAGTCTGGAGCTGGAgctaaaaagggaagaaagaaactgtATGAATGTCAGGTGGGTAATGGAAGTAGCAGAGTCTGAggctccttcctgtgctgaggcaATGTGGGAGTACCAAGCAGAAAAGTCACTGAGGGTGGGCTTAAGTCTCAAAAAGCTACttttcataaaataaatataaggATCACATTCAACCACAACATCCAAATAAATTCTTATATCTGAGTAGTTCCATTTAAAATATGGAGTTACTGATACGGAGCTTCATGCTTGCAATTCTTATGTGTAGGTAAGTTTTCACCTACATTTTACTgatctttctgcttccttttcaaCATTCTTGATGCACTGAGCTCCCAATTGCAAGCATGCTTCACTGAAGCCCAAAATACaaagtattattttatttcctgttttatttgttctttcattTGATACCCAGTATACTGACTTTGTCTGGAAAGTCATTCCAACTTTCAAGAACTATCTGTAATGTCTTTTAAGCAAATGTAAATGCTGTAGATGGATAGCTAGGGTGCTTGATCACTACGCATAactgacattttaaaagctgttcaGATAAATCTTACTTAACTTTTAAAAGTTGGTTCCGAAAAGTTGAATAATAGAGTTGAGGTTGGTTGTAGCATTTTCAGTAGCCATTTTGCTGCCCTGTTGTGACAGTCTCaacctctttgtttttcttttttttttttttcctcttgcaacctttttttttcccccccccaccctctcctccctctttctaCCTTTAAGGCTTTCACCCTATTCAGTTCACAGAGTGACTGTGGTTTGAGGTTAAATTGGGTGTTGTAATGAAGAAAACTGCtggatgttgggtttttttccaaaccaGAGAATGATCTCAGAAAGCATTGAAGACTGCAGGAGATAAGTTTTGTGCTGCTAATCAGATAATTTAATCAGA
The sequence above is drawn from the Indicator indicator isolate 239-I01 chromosome Z, UM_Iind_1.1, whole genome shotgun sequence genome and encodes:
- the ZNF131 gene encoding zinc finger protein 131 isoform X1; translated protein: MEAEETMEYIQEFPEHYKVILDRLNEQREQDQFTDITLIVDGHHFKAHKAVLAACSQFFYKFFQDFTQEPLVEIEGVSNIAFRHLIEFTYTAKLMVQGEEEANDVWKAAEYLQMLEAIKALEIRNKENSSLLESNQEEGKNKPKKRKIAETSNVITETLPSAESEPVEIEVEIAEGTIEVEDDSIETLEEVASAEQSIKYIQTTGTSDESALALLADITSKYRQGERKCQIKEGDSGTDPSCKQVEGIEIVELQLSHVNNLFHCEKCNRSFKLFYHFKEHMKAHSTESYKCDICNKRYLRESALKQHLTCYHLDEGGASKKQRPGKKIHICQYCDKQFDHFGHFKEHLRKHTGEKPFECPNCHERFARNSTLKCHLTACQSGAGAKKGRKKLYECQVCNSVFNSWDQFKDHLVIHTGDKPNHCTLCDLWFMQGSELRRHLKERHSIEERVIAEEPLAVEAEPVTSMTIIEQVEQVHVLPVIQVQVDPAQVTVEQMHQDLIQDNQVKGTQIDELQEQVQISYLEVEHIQTEQGAEVHVEQLRVEHVNQIQMEEVQAELIDGTDLEQVEYESVNQGEAEEPKKIDDADKENHEQAEDLKAQLVDTQNETVDD
- the ZNF131 gene encoding zinc finger protein 131 isoform X2, yielding MEAEETMEYIQEFPEHYKVILDRLNEQREQDQFTDITLIVDGHHFKAHKAVLAACSQFFYKFFQDFTQEPLVEIEGVSNIAFRHLIEFTYTAKLMVQGEEEANDVWKAAEYLQMLEAIKALEIRNKENSSLLESNQEEGKNKPKKRKIAETSNVITETLPSAESEPVEIEVEIAEGTIEVEDDSIETLEEVASAEQSIKYIQTTGTSDESALALLADITSKYRQGERKCQIKEGDSGTDPSCKQEHMKAHSTESYKCDICNKRYLRESALKQHLTCYHLDEGGASKKQRPGKKIHICQYCDKQFDHFGHFKEHLRKHTGEKPFECPNCHERFARNSTLKCHLTACQSGAGAKKGRKKLYECQVCNSVFNSWDQFKDHLVIHTGDKPNHCTLCDLWFMQGSELRRHLKERHSIEERVIAEEPLAVEAEPVTSMTIIEQVEQVHVLPVIQVQVDPAQVTVEQMHQDLIQDNQVKGTQIDELQEQVQISYLEVEHIQTEQGAEVHVEQLRVEHVNQIQMEEVQAELIDGTDLEQVEYESVNQGEAEEPKKIDDADKENHEQAEDLKAQLVDTQNETVDD